Genomic segment of Bacteroides stercoris ATCC 43183:
ATTATAAGTTGATAATTGAGAATTAAAAATTAAGAAATGATAGCAAGGGATAATGTTATCCATGCTAAGTCGTATGCGTTTGCTATTCGAATAGTAAACGCATACAAGTTTTTAGCGGATTCTCAGAAAGAATTCATATTGTCTTAGAAGAAGCGGATGAAACAATCTTTAAACAGGTGAACATTTATTTTTTAATGCTCAATTTTTAATTTTCAATTTACTAATGTTACAGATAGATGATGTTGTAGTTTCTTTTGATGTACTGCGCGAGAAGTTCCTTTGCAATCTGGATGCTTGCAAAGGAGAATGTTGCATTGAAGGGGATGCCGGTGCTCCGGTGGAATTTGAGGAGGTAGAGAAACTGGAAGAGGTACTGCCTGTGATTTGGGATGAACTTTCTCCGGAAGCGCGTGCCGTGATAGATGCACAAGGAGTGGTGTACACGGATGAAGAGGGCGATTTGGTAACGTCTATCGTTAATAACAAGGACTGTGTATTTACTTGCTATGACGGGAAAGGCTGTTGCTATTGTGCCATAGAAAAAGCGTATAGAGAAGGTAAGACGGACTTTTACAAACCCGTTTCCTGCCATCTTTATCCTATCCGCATAGGCGATTACGGGCCTTATAAGGCGGTGAACTATCACCGTTGGGATGTTTGTAAGGCGGCTGTCCTGTTGGGGCGGAAAGAGGATGTGCCGGTATATAAGTTCTTAAAGGAACCTTTGATACGTAAATTCGGCGAAGATTGGTATGCCGAGCTGGAACTGGCTGCCGAAGAGATGAAGAAGCAGGGAATGATATAAGAAAAGCTCCGGTCAACAGGTATTTCCTGTCCGTCCGGAGCTTCTTCGTTGTAAGATGTGAGGTTGGTAAATAAAAAATTGAGGATTGAGAATTAAGAATTAAAATGATAGCATGTCTATTTTTCAATTCTTAATTCTCAATTTTTAATTTCCTGATTATGCGTCAATATTTGCATAGGTTGCGTTCTTTTCGATGAAATCGCGGCGCGGGCCTACGTCTTCACCCATCAGCATGGAGAAGGTATAGTCAGCTTCGGCAGCATTCTCAAGATGCACTTGCTTCAGCATGCGGTTTTCCGGATTCATGGTTGTCTCCCACAATTGTTCCGGATTCATTTCACCCAAACCTTTGTAGCGCTGGGTGTGGACTGCATTTTCCGAACCGCCGCCGTAAGTATCGATAAACTTCTGGCGCTGTTGGTCTGTCCAGCAGTATTCTTTCACCTTGCCTTTGGTGCAGAGATAGAGCGGGGGAGTGGCAATGTACAGATACCCTTGCTGTATCACCTGCGGGAAATAGCGGAAGAAGAGCGTCATGATCAGCGTGTCGATGTGAGAACCATCGACGTCGGCATCGGTCATGATGATTACTTTCTTGTAACGCAACTTGTCTATATTGGCTTCCTTGCTGTCCTCTCCGTCTACACCGAAGCGGATGCCCAAAGCCTGAATGATATTGTTTACTTCATCGCTTTCGAATGCTTTGTGCCACATGGCCTTCTCTACATTCAGAATCTTACCGCGAAGCGGCAGGATAGCTTGGAAAGTACGGTTACGTCCTTGTTTGGCAGAACCGCCTGCAGAGTCACCCTCGACAAGGAACAATTCGCATTCTTCCGGGTCTTTGCTGGAGCAGTCGGCCAGTTTGCCCGGCATGCCGCCACCGGACATCGGTGACTTGCGTTGTACGGACTCGCGCGCCTTGCGTGCAGCCACGCGTGCCTGTGCTGCCAATATCACCTTGTCTACAATCATTTTGGCCTCTTTGGGATGCTCTTCCAGGTAATAGGAGAGTGCTTCGCCTACAGCCTGGTCCACAGCTCCCATAACCTCGTTGTTACCGAGCTTTGTCTTGGTCTGTCCTTCAAACTGCGGTTCGGCCACCTTGATGGAGATAACTGCGGTCAGACCTTCGCGGAAGTCATCGCCGGAAATCTCTACTTTTGCCTTTTCCAGCATCTTGTTGTCTTCGGCATATTTCTTCAAGGTACGGGTCAGCGCACGGCGGAAGCCGGCCAGGTGCGTACCGCCTTCGATGGTATTGATATTGTTTACATAAGAGTGGATATTCTCGTTGTAGGAAGTATTGTACATGATGGCTACTTCTACCGGAGTACCTTGCTTTTCGGTGTTGATGTAGATGACATCGTTCACCAGATGTTCGCGGGAAGAATCTATATAGCGCACAAACTCCTTCAAGCCCTCTACGGAATAGAAAACTTCTTGCTTGTAGCTTCCGTCTTCTTCTTTTACGCGGAGGTCGGTCAGCGTAATTTTGATGCCGGCGTTCAGGTAGGCCAGCTCGCGCATGCGGGTTGCCAGAATATCGTAACTGTAGACCGTTTCAGTAAAGATTGTAGCATCCGGCCAGAACTGCTGGCGCGTACCGGTGATTGCGGTAGTGCCGACTTCCTTTACCGAATATAGCGGATGGCCGCATTCGTATTCTTGCTGGTAGATTTTTCCGTTGCGGAAAACCTGCGTCGTCATGTGCGTGGACAATGCGTTTACACAAGATACGCCGACGCCGTGCAAACCACCGGAAACTTTGTAGGAACCCTTGTCGAATTTACCGCCGGCATGCAGCACGGTCATGACAACTTCGAGAGCGGATTTCTGTTCTTTTTCGTGAAAGTCTACCGGAATACCGCGTCCGTTGTCTTGTACGGTGATAGAGTTATCTTCGTTGATGGTAACCTCGATGTGGTCGCAATAACCGGCGAGAGCTTCGTCGATGGAGTTGTCTACAACCTCGTAAACCAAGTGATGGAGTCCCTTGGAACTAATGTCGCCGATGTACATGGCAGGACGCTTACGTACAGCCTCTAAACCTTCCAGTACCTGGATGTTACTGGCCGAGTAATTGCTTTCGCCGTTTATCTTTTCTTCTTCAGTCATAATCTAATTTCTCTTATTGTAATAACAAAGCAAAAATAGTGAAAATCCTTGATATATCATGCCGGCGGCTTGATAAATTTGGGCTGTTTACAGCTTTTTAGCACCGTGAGGATTTGTTTGTTTTGAGGGTATTGTCCGGAAATGATACAAACGCAGAAAAGTCCGAACTAAAAAGTCCGGACTCCCATATCTTTTGTGTAACTTATCAGCTTAACCGAGTTTGTTGATATAAACTGCCAACTTTGACTTCAGATTGTTAGCCTTGTTCTTGTGGATTACGTTAGTCTTAGCCAACTTATCCAACATCTTTGTGATACCAGGATACATTGCTGTTGCTTCAGCTTTATCTGTAGTAGCACGAAGCTTACGAACAGCATTTCTCATGGTCTTGCCATAATATCTGTTGTGAAGTCTTCTTGTCTCTTCTTGTCTGATTCTTTTCAGTGATGATTTGTGATTTGCCATCTCGACTAATCTTTTTTAATTCGTTTATCTTTTTAATTGTAGCCCGTGGGGGAATCGAACCCCCCTTTCAAGAATGAAAATCTTGCGTCCTAACCGATAGACGAACGGGCCATCCTTGTTGAGCGTTTCCGCTCTTTGCAATCGTTTTTCCTTTCGTTTGCGGTTGCAAAGGTAGAAACTATTTTTGAATTGGCAAACATTTCTGATAAAAAATTTGCAGAATTTCTTCTGTGTTTCCTCTTGTATATGGTTTTATCTATTGATAATCAGATGTATAATGATGCTTTAAATTTTCTGTATTTGCTTCATTTTTTTTATTCCTCTTCTTTAAGTTCCGTAGTTTCGCGCTTTTTTTGTAGCTTTGTTAGCCGGATTGAAACTTGATTAAAGGACGGAAATGTTACAGAAAACGCAAGGAATCGTATTGCATTCTTTGAAGTATAAGGATACTTCTATTATTGTAGACATCTATACCGAGGTGTCCGGACGGGCTTCTTTCCTGGTTCCGGTGTCCCGTTCGCGCAAGGCTGCGGTGAAGTCGGTACTGTTCCAACCTCTGTCTTTGGTAGAGCTGGAAGCGGATTTCCGTCCGAATACTTCTATATATAAGGTGAAAGAGGCAAAGTCTTTCTATCCTTTTACTTCGATTCCTTACGACCCTTATAAATCTGCCATCGCTTTGTTTCTGTCCGAATTCTTATATCGTGCGCTGCGCGAGGAGGCGGAAAACCGTCCTTTATTCGCTTATTTGCAGCATTCCATTGTCTGGTTGGATGAATGCGGCAGTGGCTTTGCCAATTTTCATCTGGTCTTTTTGATGCGTTTGTCGCGTTTTCTCGGATTGTATCCGAACTTGGAAGATTATCACGGCGGCGATTATTTTGATTTGCAGAATGCCTGCTTTACCCCGTTGCGTCCGCAATTGCATTCCGACTATATAGCGCCGGAAGAGGCGGCACGTCTCACAAGGTTGATGCGCATGAACTACGAAACAATGCATCTCTTTGCCATGAGCCGCATGGAGCGTGCCCGTTGTCTGACGATTATGAACGAGTATTACCGTTTGCATCTGCCGGATTTTCCCGTACTAAAGTCTTTGGAAGTCTTGAAAGAGTTGTTTGATTGAGCTCCGTTTCAAAGGGCATTCCGTTTCCTTACGTGTTTCCTGGAGTTTCCTGTAGAGAAACGCGCGTTTCCCTTAAGGGAAATTTCAGTTTCCTTAAAGGGAAATTCTCGTTTCTATGAAAGGGAACGGGCGTTTCTTCCGGGGGAAACGGGCGTGTCATAGGCATGAAAACAATAAAAAGCCGTACTTCAAACTGCTCTCCAACCGGAGGGGAGCTTGAAGTACGGCTCTGTACGTATTGGGTTGGGCAGAACGCTTATCCCAGCAATTCCTTTACTTTGGCCGAGATGGCACGTCCTTCGGCAAGCCCGGCAAGTTTCTTGCTGGCTACGCCCATTACCTTGCCCATATCCTTACCGCTGGTAGCGCCTGTTTCGGCGATGATTTCCTTCAAGGCAGCTTCCAGTTCTTCGGGAGACATCTGCTTGGGCAGGTATGCTTCCATAACCTTTACTTGCGCCAGTTCTGCATCGGCAAGGTCCTGGCGGCCTTGCTGCACGTAGATTTCGGCGGCGTCCTTGCCTTGCTTTGTCAGCTTCTGAATGATTTTCAGGGCATCGGCATCGGTCAGGGTATCATTGGCTCCCGGAGCGGTCTTGGCTTCGAGGAATACTTTCTTGATGTTTCTCAGGGTTTCCAAAGCTACTTTGTCTTTGGCTCTCATTGCGTTTTTAATGTCTTCGCTGACTCTTTCAAATAAATCCATATTGTTCTTTATTGTTTTACTGTTTACAATGTACTGTTTCCGGCTGAAGTCCGGAACGACAGTCGGTTTAGAAAGTGATTATGCCGTTGCCGCCGCTTTCCGCTTCCTGCGCTTCTTCGGTGGCGAGTATGCCGGCTTCTTCCGCCTTGACCTTGATTGCCGCCAGGGTACTCTTGTCGCGCTGGTAGGTAGGGGAGTTCTCCACCATGCTGATGATGTCGGCGTTGTCCAGGTCTTCGGGGTTGAAGATATAGATATGCCGGCGGCGCAGGCGCTGATACTTGGTGTTGGCATCCTTTCCGTAATAGGTTTCGCGGCGTGAGCGTCTTTGCTCTTCCTCTTCCTCCAATTCGGCAAGGCGCTTCTGCTCTTCTGCGGTACGCTGGGTGATGCGGTCGTCCATCTCTTTCATGTGGATGTCCTGGATGCCGAAGCCGGTGGCAAGCAGGGTAATCTTGACTTTTTGCTCCAGTTCCGGGTCTTCCGCCATACCAAATTTGGTTTCGAAGTCGCGGTTGAAGCGGTTCATAAAGTCTTTTACTTCATCCATTTCGCTCATCATCAGTTCATGGTCGGGACTGTAGGAGATATTAAGCAGTACTTTCTTAGAGTTGAAGATGTCGTTATTGTTCAGCAACGGAGAATGTTGTGCATTCTTGATGGCTTCGCTGACTCGGCTTTCGCCTTCGCCGTAACCGGTACTCATAATAGCTACCCCACCATCTTTCATGACTGTTTTTACATCGTTGAAGTCGAGGTTGATGATGCCTCGCATAGTGATGATTTCAGCAATGCTCTTGGCTGCAATCAGCAAGGTGTCGTTTGCTTTGGCAAATGCGCTGGTTACGGAGAGGTCTGGATAGATTTCACCCAGCTTTTCATTGTTGATGACAAGCAACGCATCTACGTGTTTGCTGATTTCTTCCACACCGTCTAATGCTTGGTCTATCTTCTTGTCTCCTTCCCAACGGAAAGGAATAGTAACGATACCAACAGTCAGTATGTCCATTTCTTTGGCAATCCGGGCAATGGTAGGAGCTGCACCGGTACCTGTACCACCACCCATACCGGCAGTGATGAAGACCATTTTCGTACCATCGTTCAACATCCCTTGCACTTCGTTTATGCTTTCTTCGGTCGCTTCTTTCGCTTTCGCAGGGCGGTTCCCGGCTCCTAATCCTTCGTGCCCCAGTTGCAGTTTAACTGGAACCGGAGATTCTTCCAATGCTTTGCGGTCGGTGTTGCAGACAACGAAAGCGACATCATGTATGCCTTCCCGGTACATGTGGTTTACGGCATTACCGCCACCGCCACCTACACCGATAACTTTGATGATTTTCGGTGAATCGGTCGGAAAATCGAATTGTGCTATATCGTCCATGAGTAATAGTTTATTCTGTTGTTAAAACTTATGTTACATTTTCTCTCCATCTCCTAGAATTTCTTCCTGAATTTTATCGAAGAGCCCCCAAAACCTGTTTGGTTTTGGTCTTGTATTGCCGGGTTTCTTCGTACCTGTACCGGTTTTGGTGCCCGACGTGGGTTTGGAAGGTTCGGGCTTCTTGGGGGCTTCTTTGACCGTATCTTTGCCTGTATCAAATCCGATGACAGTTTGTGTGTCATTCGGGTCGTTGGGCTTTTCAAGGATCGGTTTCACCTCCTGCAGGCAGCAGTTTTCGTTGCCTGCGGCAAGAAGGCCGAGCAAGGTATTCTGCATACCGTCCTTGGTCAGTACGTCACTGAATCCGTGAACGGTGTCATGCACGAAGCGCATCGTCTTTACTTTCTCTATTTTGCTTTGTTTGCGGAAGGC
This window contains:
- a CDS encoding DUF3109 family protein, whose protein sequence is MLQIDDVVVSFDVLREKFLCNLDACKGECCIEGDAGAPVEFEEVEKLEEVLPVIWDELSPEARAVIDAQGVVYTDEEGDLVTSIVNNKDCVFTCYDGKGCCYCAIEKAYREGKTDFYKPVSCHLYPIRIGDYGPYKAVNYHRWDVCKAAVLLGRKEDVPVYKFLKEPLIRKFGEDWYAELELAAEEMKKQGMI
- the gyrB gene encoding DNA topoisomerase (ATP-hydrolyzing) subunit B, with the protein product MTEEEKINGESNYSASNIQVLEGLEAVRKRPAMYIGDISSKGLHHLVYEVVDNSIDEALAGYCDHIEVTINEDNSITVQDNGRGIPVDFHEKEQKSALEVVMTVLHAGGKFDKGSYKVSGGLHGVGVSCVNALSTHMTTQVFRNGKIYQQEYECGHPLYSVKEVGTTAITGTRQQFWPDATIFTETVYSYDILATRMRELAYLNAGIKITLTDLRVKEEDGSYKQEVFYSVEGLKEFVRYIDSSREHLVNDVIYINTEKQGTPVEVAIMYNTSYNENIHSYVNNINTIEGGTHLAGFRRALTRTLKKYAEDNKMLEKAKVEISGDDFREGLTAVISIKVAEPQFEGQTKTKLGNNEVMGAVDQAVGEALSYYLEEHPKEAKMIVDKVILAAQARVAARKARESVQRKSPMSGGGMPGKLADCSSKDPEECELFLVEGDSAGGSAKQGRNRTFQAILPLRGKILNVEKAMWHKAFESDEVNNIIQALGIRFGVDGEDSKEANIDKLRYKKVIIMTDADVDGSHIDTLIMTLFFRYFPQVIQQGYLYIATPPLYLCTKGKVKEYCWTDQQRQKFIDTYGGGSENAVHTQRYKGLGEMNPEQLWETTMNPENRMLKQVHLENAAEADYTFSMLMGEDVGPRRDFIEKNATYANIDA
- the rpsT gene encoding 30S ribosomal protein S20; protein product: MANHKSSLKRIRQEETRRLHNRYYGKTMRNAVRKLRATTDKAEATAMYPGITKMLDKLAKTNVIHKNKANNLKSKLAVYINKLG
- the recO gene encoding DNA repair protein RecO, encoding MLQKTQGIVLHSLKYKDTSIIVDIYTEVSGRASFLVPVSRSRKAAVKSVLFQPLSLVELEADFRPNTSIYKVKEAKSFYPFTSIPYDPYKSAIALFLSEFLYRALREEAENRPLFAYLQHSIVWLDECGSGFANFHLVFLMRLSRFLGLYPNLEDYHGGDYFDLQNACFTPLRPQLHSDYIAPEEAARLTRLMRMNYETMHLFAMSRMERARCLTIMNEYYRLHLPDFPVLKSLEVLKELFD
- a CDS encoding GatB/YqeY domain-containing protein, with product MDLFERVSEDIKNAMRAKDKVALETLRNIKKVFLEAKTAPGANDTLTDADALKIIQKLTKQGKDAAEIYVQQGRQDLADAELAQVKVMEAYLPKQMSPEELEAALKEIIAETGATSGKDMGKVMGVASKKLAGLAEGRAISAKVKELLG
- the ftsZ gene encoding cell division protein FtsZ, encoding MDDIAQFDFPTDSPKIIKVIGVGGGGGNAVNHMYREGIHDVAFVVCNTDRKALEESPVPVKLQLGHEGLGAGNRPAKAKEATEESINEVQGMLNDGTKMVFITAGMGGGTGTGAAPTIARIAKEMDILTVGIVTIPFRWEGDKKIDQALDGVEEISKHVDALLVINNEKLGEIYPDLSVTSAFAKANDTLLIAAKSIAEIITMRGIINLDFNDVKTVMKDGGVAIMSTGYGEGESRVSEAIKNAQHSPLLNNNDIFNSKKVLLNISYSPDHELMMSEMDEVKDFMNRFNRDFETKFGMAEDPELEQKVKITLLATGFGIQDIHMKEMDDRITQRTAEEQKRLAELEEEEEQRRSRRETYYGKDANTKYQRLRRRHIYIFNPEDLDNADIISMVENSPTYQRDKSTLAAIKVKAEEAGILATEEAQEAESGGNGIITF